A stretch of the Bacillus anthracis str. Vollum genome encodes the following:
- a CDS encoding cyclase family protein, translated as MKVIDLSQTFENNMSQFPGTPKINLEAITSVEETGYQVTDFHSVVHVGTHCDAPAHFISGATTIDQLPLDQFVGEAVLIDVTHVQERKLRKEVLHNADIKEGDIVIFHSNLSTKWNTEAYEQEAFYLSEELAEELVQLKVKSVGLDFISPDEVTTETSPIHHILLGNNIYLIENLTNLDAIKTKRFFFSAAPLKIKDSDGAFARAFAVIF; from the coding sequence ATGAAAGTAATTGACCTATCACAAACATTCGAAAATAATATGTCTCAATTTCCTGGAACACCAAAAATCAATTTAGAAGCCATTACAAGCGTTGAAGAAACAGGTTATCAAGTTACAGATTTCCATTCTGTCGTTCATGTTGGTACACATTGCGATGCCCCTGCCCATTTCATTTCAGGCGCAACTACCATTGATCAATTACCCCTAGATCAATTTGTAGGCGAAGCTGTTCTTATTGATGTAACTCATGTACAAGAACGAAAATTACGTAAAGAAGTATTACACAATGCTGACATAAAAGAAGGAGATATTGTCATTTTCCATTCCAATCTATCTACTAAATGGAATACAGAGGCATATGAGCAAGAAGCTTTTTATCTTTCCGAAGAATTAGCTGAAGAATTAGTTCAATTAAAAGTAAAATCTGTTGGTTTAGATTTCATTTCTCCTGACGAGGTAACGACAGAAACATCACCGATTCATCATATACTACTTGGGAATAATATTTATTTAATTGAAAACTTAACAAACTTAGATGCCATTAAAACGAAACGTTTCTTTTTCTCAGCAGCACCTTTAAAAATTAAAGATAGTGATGGTGCTTTTGCAAGAGCATTCGCTGTTATTTTTTAA